One window of the Vigna radiata var. radiata cultivar VC1973A chromosome 1, Vradiata_ver6, whole genome shotgun sequence genome contains the following:
- the LOC106764024 gene encoding acidic endochitinase, whose translation MESLSKASLLLLPLLFLSLLSDSHGEGIAVYWGQNGGEGSLAETCNTKNYQFVNIAFLSTFGNGQTPQLNLAGHCDPQSNGCTGLSSDITTCQNGGVKVLLSLGGGAGSYSLNSAEEANQLATYLWDNFLGGQSGSRPLGDAVLDGIDFDIESGGREHWDELARALSGFSSQRKVYLSAAPQCIIPDERLDSAIQTGLFDYVWVQFYNNPSCQYSSGNTDNLISSWNQWITVPATQVFMGLPAAEAAAPSGGFVPSDVLISQVLPKIKQSSKYGGVMLWSRFYDLQNDYSNNIIGSV comes from the exons ATGGAATCCCTAAGCAAAGCCTCACTCCTCTTACTCCCTCTCTTGTTCCTTTCCCTGCTCAGCGATTCCCATGGTGAAGGAATAGCTGTGTACTGGGGCCAAAACGGTGGAGAAGGCAGCTTAGCAGAAACTTGTAACACCAAAAACTACCAATTTGTGAACATAGCCTTTTTGTCTACATTTGGCAATGGCCAAACCCCTCAACTCAACCTCGCTGGCCACTGTGATCCCCAGAGCAATGGTTGCACAGGGTTGAGCAGTGACATCACCACTTGCCAAAACGGTGGAGTCAAAGTCTTGCTCTCCCTTGGAGGAGGTGCTGGAAGCTACTCCCTCAACTCAGCTGAGGAAGCCAATCAACTTGCAACCTACCTCTGGGACAATTTCCTTGGAGGACAAtctg GGTCAAGACCATTAGGTGATGCAGTGTTGGATGGCATTGACTTTGACATTGAGTCTGGTGGAAGAGAACATTGGGATGAACTAGCCAGGGCACTCAGTGGGTTCAGTTCACAAAGAAAGGTGTATTTGTCTGCAGCTCCACAGTGCATAATCCCTGATGAACGCTTGGATTCTGCCATCCAAACTGGGCTTTTTGACTATGTCTGGGTTCAGTTCTACAATAACCCTTCATGCCAATACTCCAGTGGAAACACCGACAACTTGATCAGTTCATGGAACCAGTGGATCACTGTGCCAGCCACACAAGTCTTTATGGGGCTTCCTGCAGCAGAAGCAGCTGCTCCAAGTGGCGGTTTTGTCCCTTCTGATGTGTTAATTTCTCAGGTTCTTCCTAAGATAAAACAGTCTTCAAAGTATGGTGGAGTTATGCTATGGAGCAGATTCTATGATCTCCAAAATGATTacagtaataatattattggcAGTGTTTAA
- the LOC106761394 gene encoding acidic endochitinase-like, whose translation MAFPKPELSAFLLFAIVALSFTTPSAAAECGAGAGEISVYWGQKSEATEGTLESLCSSGNYNIVIIQSLLVYDDGREPTINLANHSAKLQPEIEYCQQNNIKVLLSIGQDVEAGKAKSHRHYSSSSDTTAAAEKLASYLLEKYLSGNAGPLGSVALDGINIADVADGDNLKWDEVVKAINASTTERKIYLGAAPQCVYPDYYLGKVISTGLIDYIWVEFFYQNPCIYANGDASNLLKEWNKWSAGVPGSKIFLGLVAAGDAGIAGYIPPEDLISTVLPTVRQSSNYGGVAIYDRAFDIANNYTAHIKSSVPKGCICVCNGDDVWNRFYGLGSASLSRSV comes from the coding sequence ATGGCTTTCCCAAAACCAGAGTTAAGTGCATTCCTCCTCTTTGCCATTGTAGCCCTCTCCTTCACAACCCCTTCCGCCGCAGCCGAATGTGGCGCCGGCGCCGGTGAAATTTCCGTCTACTGGGGCCAAAAGTCCGAAGCGACTGAGGGCACCTTAGAGAGCCTATGTTCCAGTGGGAACTACAACATCGTCATCATCCAAAGCCTTCTGGTGTACGATGATGGCAGAGAACCAACTATAAACCTGGCAAATCATTCCGCCAAGCTACAGCCAGAAATAGAATACTGCCAACAAAATAACATCAAAGTGTTGCTTTCCATTGGCCAAGACGTAGAAGCCGGAAAAGCCAAAAGCCACCGCCACTACTCCTCCAGCTCCGATACCACAGCAGCAGCAGAAAAACTTGCAAGCTACCTCTTGGAGAAGTACCTCAGTGGCAACGCTGGTCCACTGGGAAGCGTAGCCCTAGATGGCATCAACATTGCTGACGTGGCGGACGGTGATAACCTTAAATGGGATGAAGTTGTGAAGGCCATTAACGCATCCACAACCGAAAGAAAAATCTACTTGGGTGCAGCACCGCAGTGTGTGTACCCGGATTACTACCTTGGGAAGGTAATTAGCACTGGGCTTATTGACTACATCTGGGTTGAGTTCTTCTACCAGAACCCTTGCATTTACGCAAACGGAGACGCTTCCAATCTTTTGAAAGAATGGAACAAATGGAGCGCAGGTGTTCCCGGTAGTAAAATATTCTTGGGCCTCGTTGCTGCCGGCGATGCAGGCATAGCAGGGTACATACCACCCGAAGATCTTATTTCTACGGTTCTACCAACCGTAAGGCAATCTTCCAACTATGGTGGGGTAGCCATTTATGACAGAGCCTTTGATATCGCTAATAACTACACTGCTCACATAAAAAGCAGCGTCCCAAAAGGTTGCATATGTGTGTGTAATGGTGATGATGTATGGAACCGTTTCTATGGTCTTGGTTCTGCGTCGCTGAGCAGGTCCGTTTGA